One Streptomyces coeruleorubidus DNA segment encodes these proteins:
- a CDS encoding sporulation delaying protein family toxin, translating to MATADTFGASDRTAVAAPAVSAKTDGENVFRGLFFAQGQVGKDLSKLELFSEARKHVDNDTPEEIRASNVVIELINKRSPSFFADLSEKARSGDPRQVEKAVTDAQNMLLAVAKDNKSATPVEDGQLCGVTVAVGAAVVHVAAVFTAAGAAVTVTVAVGANFVKAKNWFWSAEPTTGDDTPLSHDEAVAQVTKALNAA from the coding sequence ATGGCAACCGCAGACACCTTCGGTGCATCCGACAGAACGGCCGTCGCCGCGCCCGCAGTATCCGCCAAGACCGACGGTGAGAACGTCTTCCGCGGACTCTTCTTCGCCCAGGGCCAGGTGGGCAAGGACCTCTCCAAGCTGGAGCTGTTCTCCGAGGCCCGCAAGCACGTCGACAACGACACACCGGAGGAGATCCGTGCCTCCAACGTGGTGATCGAGCTGATCAACAAGCGGTCCCCGAGCTTCTTCGCCGACCTCAGCGAGAAGGCCCGCAGCGGTGACCCGCGCCAGGTCGAGAAGGCCGTCACCGACGCCCAGAACATGCTGCTGGCCGTCGCCAAGGACAACAAGTCGGCCACTCCCGTCGAGGACGGGCAGCTCTGCGGCGTCACCGTCGCGGTCGGCGCAGCAGTCGTGCATGTCGCGGCCGTGTTCACGGCAGCCGGCGCTGCCGTCACGGTCACCGTCGCCGTAGGCGCGAACTTCGTGAAGGCCAAGAACTGGTTCTGGAGCGCGGAGCCCACTACGGGTGACGACACGCCGCTGTCGCACGACGAGGCCGTCGCGCAGGTCACGAAGGCGCTCAACGCCGCCTAA
- a CDS encoding DUF1648 domain-containing protein → MTDRAGRRSAAAWGVTGWVLGILALLVALPLVADSRLPNRLATHWDAGSGKPDSSMPLWAASLFPALIWGVAAALVALVWWRARVTSSGGVGGWVGATLGFGGVMLLGGQASIVRANLDHADWREADSVTVSVVVTLVAAVGVGAAALLASRRTPAVVPTGGGPTMEIPAGERFVWLSRTSNPWLHATAAVTGVVAVAAIVAGLGGLMGAEAALLAGPFALASVLVLGFASVQARVSERGLEVAFGPLGWPARRWAADGIASARVETRTPSQVGGWGYRLSGLGTTVMLRSGECLVIRTHNGKDFAVSVDDAERGAALLNSLNAQRSS, encoded by the coding sequence GTGACCGACCGTGCGGGACGCAGGAGCGCTGCGGCGTGGGGTGTCACCGGCTGGGTGTTAGGGATCCTGGCGTTGCTGGTGGCGTTGCCCCTTGTCGCCGACAGCCGGCTTCCGAACCGGCTGGCGACGCACTGGGACGCCGGCTCGGGCAAGCCCGACAGTTCAATGCCTTTGTGGGCCGCGTCGCTCTTCCCGGCGCTGATCTGGGGGGTGGCAGCGGCGCTTGTGGCACTGGTGTGGTGGCGGGCCCGTGTCACTTCGAGTGGCGGAGTAGGGGGGTGGGTCGGCGCGACGCTCGGGTTCGGGGGTGTGATGCTCCTGGGCGGCCAGGCGTCTATCGTGCGGGCGAATCTGGACCATGCGGACTGGCGCGAGGCGGACTCGGTGACGGTCTCTGTCGTCGTGACGCTCGTAGCGGCTGTTGGCGTGGGCGCGGCCGCCTTGCTGGCCAGTCGCCGCACTCCGGCCGTGGTGCCGACAGGAGGTGGACCGACCATGGAGATTCCCGCAGGAGAGCGCTTCGTGTGGCTCTCCCGCACGTCCAACCCCTGGCTCCATGCGACAGCCGCCGTGACAGGTGTCGTAGCAGTGGCCGCCATCGTAGCGGGACTGGGGGGTTTGATGGGGGCTGAGGCTGCACTGCTGGCCGGGCCGTTCGCTCTGGCCTCTGTCCTGGTGCTCGGCTTCGCCTCGGTGCAGGCACGGGTCAGTGAGCGAGGTCTGGAGGTGGCCTTCGGGCCGCTGGGCTGGCCGGCGCGACGTTGGGCGGCCGATGGCATTGCCTCTGCCCGCGTCGAGACACGTACGCCTTCCCAGGTCGGTGGCTGGGGATACCGGCTGAGCGGGCTGGGCACAACTGTGATGCTGCGCAGCGGTGAGTGTCTGGTAATCCGCACCCACAATGGCAAGGACTTTGCGGTCAGTGTCGATGATGCCGAGCGCGGAGCTGCCCTCCTTAACTCCTTGAACGCTCAACGTTCAAGTTGA
- a CDS encoding SdpA family antimicrobial peptide system protein, giving the protein MKTKLRSFYAKFTRTGNGQVSVSRKSVIIVCTVWAVVVVYVAQVQLPKNVITLPGQKAARHTVANMAPQGWAFFTKSPRDPEMVPYQRTPGKWKPLSLTPHSSPRNAFGLDRESRAQGVEIALLLSAAQKKDWRECTSSRQSCLSDFGPPVRRIANRSPEPTLCGTVGLLQEKPTPWAWRDLVPESHSPEQVMVLEVTC; this is encoded by the coding sequence ATGAAGACTAAACTCCGCTCCTTCTATGCCAAATTCACCCGCACGGGAAATGGGCAAGTCTCCGTCTCGCGGAAATCAGTGATAATTGTCTGCACTGTGTGGGCAGTTGTAGTCGTGTACGTCGCGCAAGTTCAGCTACCGAAAAATGTGATCACGCTGCCCGGCCAAAAGGCAGCCAGGCACACCGTGGCGAACATGGCCCCCCAAGGATGGGCCTTCTTTACCAAGTCACCGCGGGATCCCGAAATGGTCCCATACCAGAGAACCCCAGGTAAGTGGAAGCCTCTTTCCCTGACGCCGCACTCCTCTCCCCGCAACGCCTTCGGGCTCGATCGCGAATCGCGTGCCCAAGGAGTAGAGATTGCACTCCTGCTGTCGGCAGCGCAGAAAAAGGACTGGCGTGAGTGCACAAGCAGCAGACAGAGCTGTCTGAGCGACTTCGGGCCACCGGTACGTCGGATCGCGAACCGGTCTCCGGAACCGACTCTGTGCGGGACTGTCGGCCTCCTGCAGGAGAAACCCACACCCTGGGCCTGGCGCGACCTCGTCCCCGAGTCACACAGCCCTGAGCAGGTCATGGTTCTGGAGGTGACGTGCTGA
- a CDS encoding GntR family transcriptional regulator, translating to MLLRLNTADNRPLHEQVAGAIRRAIAEGECEPGDRLPPARDLSQALGINVNTVLRGLRALRDEGVLEFRRGRGVTVAHGAAERSALLDRVRDVVADAARLGYSKNDLIDMIRGIS from the coding sequence ATGTTGCTAAGGCTGAACACTGCGGACAATCGCCCCCTGCATGAGCAGGTGGCGGGTGCGATCCGACGTGCCATTGCTGAGGGGGAGTGTGAGCCGGGTGATCGGCTTCCCCCAGCACGGGACCTCTCCCAGGCGCTGGGAATCAACGTGAATACGGTGCTGCGTGGTCTTCGAGCGCTGCGTGACGAGGGAGTGCTGGAGTTCCGGCGCGGCAGAGGCGTGACGGTGGCCCATGGGGCGGCTGAACGCTCGGCGTTGCTGGATCGCGTCCGTGATGTCGTGGCCGACGCGGCGCGCCTCGGATACAGCAAGAACGATCTCATCGACATGATCAGGGGGATTTCGTGA